The Silurus meridionalis isolate SWU-2019-XX chromosome 6, ASM1480568v1, whole genome shotgun sequence genome contains the following window.
tgttctataTAACATCCAATCTACAAACTAAACATAATCATAATCAATAATTGCCAGTAGTACTGATTTATAAaaactgaataagaaaaatctTCTTATTGTGTAATTGTATAATTATGGTTagttacataataaaaaaacccccaaaattTAAAAGGTCAAACCAAAAAATTTTGCACTTCATGTAATTGTCCTAAGCTTCCTATTTTTGAGAGATACGTGTTCTTTTTGTTGTATACATCAAACTAGGTAATTTAACagcatgaagatttactttgaccaaatgaatatataaatatacaaatgccaaactttatttttattagaaaatcCTCTCTTTgcataaataacagctttacacactcttggcaatCGAATAGAGTAATTAATTTctcctcttgtaaaacttggcAAAATTATTCTTCGCTAATtgtatatttctttctgaccttgtgatccggttcatcccagagcagttcaataggatgtAGGTGCAATatctgggcaggtcattccatgatagataacactccagtcAACTGTTTGTTccctaaataatgcttacagagctttAATGTATacttcgggtcattgtcttgttgtatggtgaagttggttccaataaGAGCAGTCCAGACTAAATtgtatggtgttgaagtatggaataaaattccctgctccaaaacaaagCCAAACTATTAagtttccacctccatgtttgactgtgtgtgtgtgtgtgtgtgaggcagtgtgTAAACAtcttaaattagatttttttgtcttacCAAAGGTATTCTGTTatagacaaaaatgtcaaatttggtcTCATCTGAATAAAATCTCTTCCATTAATTTACTGTctgattcctgttttttttttctcttttacctagtttgttgcatataatcaaaaagaacatgcatgtgtctcaaaaatataaagtgtaaaagtgtaagGACAGGATTTAAACAAGCCAAGGCAAAATAagttcattttataaaacagGCTTCATTAGTGTAGCAATTGTATCTGAATTataatcaaaacaataaaaatattaaaaacccaattgataaaaaaaaaaaaacccttatgaATTTCAAATATACAAGtaaagttttgtaaaaaaaaaaaaaaaaaaaagcattaaaatatagattaaaAAATGCATAGAACAGCATGATTCCTGATATATCCtgagagaatatatatatatatatatatatatatatatatatatatatatatatatagagagagagagagagagagagagagagagagagagagagagagaaagtatcCAGATCCTCATCAATCCCTCTTCACTAATGTTGCAGCCTGATTCAATAGTCCAGGTTGATTTTTTTACCCCCTTGTTAATCTACTTTCATTAAACCgtaatgacaaagtaaaaaaaaagaaatctagaaatgtctaaatttttttaaattaaaaacaaaaatacaaaagtattcagaagtaaatgaatataaaataatacataactATACTCAGTTAAGGGATCTTTGGCAACAATTACAAACTCAGGatttcaggtctctccagaaACGTTCAATTGGGttcaagtcagggctctggctgggtcACTCTAGgtcattcacagagttgtctctaagccactcctgtgttgtcttggctgttTGCTTGGGGCTGTTGCCATGTAAGAAGGTAAACCTTCGGCCAAGGCTGAGGTCCTGAGTGCTGtagaacaggttttttttaattgcggATCTGTCTGTACTTTGTTCCATACAATTTCCCTCAAACCTAATCAGCTGCCCAGAAAAACACccatcacatctccacacaggatctctgGAGTTCAGAAAGTGTGACCATTGAGTTTTCAGTCTCATCTCCTACTTAGGCCCTTCTCCCCCTTCTCAGTTTGGTGACCAGCTCTGGGAAGAGTCTTGGTTGTGCCACACTTTttccatttgtgaataatggagGCGACTGTGCACTTGGGAATGTATAGTGCCACAGCAATTTTTGTGTAACCTTTTCCAGATCTGTGCTTTGCAACAATGCTGTTTTTGAGCTCTGCAGTCAGTTCCTTCGACCTCATggtttggtttttgctctgcTATGCACTGGCAGCTGTGAGGCCATCTATAGAGAGGTATGCGCCATTCTAAAGCATGTCCAATCAAAAAACTGTTCCAGGTAGAAGCCACTCAAGGtgtaaaaacatctcaaaaaTGATCAAGAGAATTGGGAAGCAGATTAACAAATTTTCAAGGGTCTGAATGGTAATTTACGTAATattttcgtttttttatttgcaaaaatgtacaaacatttctagaattcttattttatttggtCATCATGGGGtaaattcatgaaaaaaaaacttttcacttaattgttaattaattatattttgtgtcttataaataaacagataaagtgTACGTAAGTCCCAAAGTGTCCGCATACCCAGTGTCCAGGCCACAAGGTGAAAATCGCGTGTTGCTTTGCGAGGCCAGAGGTATGTTCCCGGACATGGTGAAATTCAATTGGAAAATGGAAGATCAGAGTGGAAAAAAAGTGGATCTAAACGATAATGAGAAGTTGGAGCAGAGAGACGAGGGTCAGGAGGTCAAACTAACCAGCATGCTCATCGTAAACAAAGAGAAAGCCAAGACCAATAAATTCACCTGCTCTGTTCAACACGGAAGCAAAGAACAGAGTGTTGACATTCCAAGATCCCAGCAACAAGGCAATTAAATTATTACTCTTAAATTATTAAACACATTGTTCTCAGGTTAATCCGtcttatttgtatataaatgcttttttctTATGCTACTATTTAGATGACGAGAAACCTGCTACTGTTAAACCTTGTCCAACCCCAAAGGCAAAAGAACAAAAGCAAgcagagaaagaggaggaagtggaagagatggaaaaacctacatatggtaaaaaaaaaacaactctccattgtattgtatatgtaaataatttctATGCCAGATTATGCTTTCTCTTAAGGGTCATTTGGATCTATAACAgctctaaaaaaataatatttttttctgaaggaAGAAAAATTGTTGGGTTTCACCAGAGAAATAAATTGAAGGATCCTTTATGGTGTTGGTTGTTTAACTTAAAGTTaagatacatacagtacatatagaTGGGATgagaatattaatattaataattaataattttcacTCAAATTGTCCCACTTTCTACAATGAATtgctttatattatttaaaaaattgcaataatacattttcacattatAAATTACTTCCTATATGTTTGTCCCtatatgtttaaaaagttaATGGCAACAATGGCAAGGACAATGCTCAGAGACTGTATGAGGAAGAcagcttgagaggaaccagactcaaaaagggaacccatgcTCATTAATCTTTAATTTGTGTTTCTTGTGCAGGTGTGACTGAACTGAAACACAGTCTGAATCTGTTCAGTGTGACATATGTGATACTGCTGCTGAAAAATGTGCTGTATTTCTGCACAGTCTctgttttactgtataaaagaAACGCCGCAAACAAGAAGATGCTCCGAAGCAAGGCACGCTGATTAGACCATCAGCACAACAAACTGAAagagttttattttcttaatgcaACTTTTGTCCTAGTTACTCtgataaaaacttttttcatttcactattTCCTCATAACAGGCAATCATTTTTATATCAAGTCTTCAGACAAAacacttttcttattttctttgaaTTAGTTAATAATAGTTTAGTGCTTTAATTATGATAGCATTTAATCTTTGGGTTTTACTCTGTATGAATGACTGAGATGCTCATTAATAAATTACTACAAAAatcaacttttttctttttcttttttttttttttaatgaaaaattctTTGTAAAAGACACAAAGCCTTCCATATAATTCATTATGAGTACCTTTTCCTACATTAATCCATATCTGCAATGCTGTTCATACCAGGTACTGTATTTGGTAAATAAATCCATAAACAGTGTTTGCTTTGCTATTGCATGtttatgaattttattatttgcaaaaTGGAAACTGGTGTGGGAGGAACGTGTGGTCGTGGTGGGTTTTTATGTTAACGTACACAGTAGCTGAATGTGTTTACTGGAAATGAAATGCATACTGCAGCTTCACCACAATTTGCTGAGCTGATGAGCTATTAACCGTACAGGATGTATCTGTGTGATTCTCTGAACCTTAATTTAATCAACAGTTCTTAGTAAATTTCTTATTTTACTAATATGGTTCTAGTTTGGAAACATTCTGATGTATAGTTgtagattttagattttaatttctCATATCTTGAACATTAAAAAAGCAGGAAATTAATCTTCTTAAACAATAgctgttttgtattattttaggggaaaaaaaagaataaagaataacctttttatttcttacagaAGAGCAgattcacaatttattttcctcactcaCCTCTTTAATTTATTCCGtattcaataaatttttatcacactcaaatatttattaaacaagtgtgatatatttgatatttattaaaataaacctgactggaaaaataaatcttgctttgtataatttatttagtaTTCATCCAAATTGTACCTACTGTcaaatattagatttattattatttttatttacagaatgtGTCATTTTCTGTAAATCTAGTgtacatattttcatatttaagtATATTTAGTGTTCAAAGGTGCAGTTTCCTTTATTAGTGCTAAGCGACCGTTCAAGAGTGAAGATGCACCTGGACTCAGTGATATGAGATGATtcttgaaataaaagaaataataaaattatgtgTGGTTCGACAGTTTGATATATTTGATTATGCAtctaaggtaaaaaaaacaaaaaacaaaaaaacaaacggattatataaaatattttagtaacAAGAAAAACCTCAAATTcttcaaaaaattataaaaaattaattattgaaaATAATCACAATTATATAACATTAAGTTAGATGATTGTGATTGtacaactattattattattattattattattaatattattattaatattattattattattattattattatttctgcaaagacatatattcaatatatatttaaaataaattaaatgaaatataaaattaaaaaacattttttataaaaaatatatatagtatatatatatatagtttgtttgtttgtttgttttgcttagTTTTTTCTATTTATCTTTTCAAGACACCAAATATAAgcatatataatgtgtaatttCTTAATATATTGAGCcagaaaaaatgcttttaaaccaGATGTTTTGCTCTCTACATTGTATTCTAGCTGTTACTGTCAGCCTTTGCGGTGCATTTATTCACCTCCTGCACAAGCAGTTCTGCACAAGCTGCATGCTGTGAGATTACATTCAAGCAGTCTCCTTTAACCACAGTGTTTATTATGGTTAGCCAGCTAATGTTAGGCTGTTTGCTGTTTTGTAGTCTCTGTGCTGTTATATATGACCTTGCAGAATGAGCACAACTGCACCATTGCATCAAACatcagattagattgacatcgGAAAAATTGTTACAAACCTAATACTGATTTGTCAGTTAACAATAAGAGTTCCTcctatttttacacatttcagtGGACAtcatacattttacataaaaaatagataaaagagTAAAGTTGTTGAACCATTGTGTCTGACATTTTCATAAGATaaagataaatgtttttttgtattgttgaaTTGGTTGACTTTGTGGTGCTTACATGCACATGCCTGCAAAAAAGCAATTTCTCATTTTAAGAAAAGATTCTCATATCCACAGCTAATCACTGTTGGTGTCTTGATTGCCAGGAAGAACCAGCAGATGGGTTGGTGGATAACAGCTTTCTCTTACAAACCCTCAAAGTTATGCAACAGAATCCCAGTCTTTcagctgaaaacatattttgtttAGTCAATCcttttttactaaatataatGGCACAGATCTTTAATGTTTGTAGGCATTAAGTGTTTGGGTAAACTGGAATGTTTGGGTGTCGTCACCACTTTTGTACTTACTTTAGTTATTGTTGGTGGATTGCTGGTAAATGTATGTCAAAGCGTGCCTTCATGTCAGTGTTACCTGGCTCGATCTTTAGTTGTGCCCTCTGTGCACACACTACATGTTAAAACATTATAGGACAAGAGCACAGCTAACAAtctgtgttctgtttttcttcttcttctgttcttctttttattcctttcactctcccgctctcttttttctctccttctttcacacTTTCTATTCTCTAAAATTGAGTTATCATTGGTTATGTTCTCCAGACCTGCCTATCCATTCTAATGTCACTTGTGCTTGGAGTGTTCACTCACTGCTGCTAAGGATGGCCCCACATGGATAGCCTAAAGGTCACCATAGATTTGCTCAAGGTCTCTTGGGTACCGTACCTTAAAGATGACTGTATTCTTTCTTGGATAACCTAAAGGCTGGATTTGCTTAAAACAGTTTACACTCAAGTCTAAACAGTTAATAACACCAGTTTGATAATCAGATGGCTGTTTTTCAACTCTGTAGTACACAGACATAGAAAAGTAATCACACTCTTTGGTGTGACCCAGAAAAGGATGGTGGCATCTCAGGGAGGGTTTCCTCATTTGGggatatatattattattattatcaggtAACTGAGTAAAACAGGCAGTGGTTAATTTCCTAGAATGAAATATCGTGCTGTACCTACACAGCACAATTGTACAGCAAAGCCAATGTGGGCATGTGGTTAGTATGGGCTCTGTAACCAAGTTGTGATCCTTTAAATACACTAAACACTACTGCCCCCTTGTGTTAAATGTCTGAAACACAATTTCTctgttaattttaatattttaggaGTGGCTGTAACTTGTTTGCACACCAGTCTGTGTACGCTGTTTACAAATGTGGCAGTAAAAGACAGCACGATACCAGAGTCTATACAAttaatttgtataataaaatgtgattggGTTAATTACGGCATTGAATGAGGACCACAGTTTACAATGAGATCAAGATTTAACTAGATTAAAGAAATGATGTCAAATGAATTGATAAATAGCTAAATAATAtcgtatattattattagtattgttTCTTTTCCTCAAAATAAGACAACGAATAGTCTGGGTTAATGCTGGCTAACAAAGGGCCCAATCTCCACCCCAGGAAATGACATCATGACTTAATATATGAAAACTCTTGTTCAGTACTTATTAATGTAAAGCAGGCGCAATACAGAGTGCTGAacgtcttttatttattattttacaaaaatatcaaaatgttATTAGTCGTATGTGCTGTTCTTTTCTCTTTGGTCACAGGTATGTATCAGATCActgcaataaaatacaaataataaagagaaaaaaaatataagaaagagaagaagtagAAAACAAAATATCTTGAATGACTGTTAATAATCTATTTACAGAAGCTGTTCTGAAAGTGACACTGGAGCAAAGCGATCTCTCCATGACAAAAGAGAAGGACAAGACTGTGCATCTCAGCTGCAGAGTGAAGGATTTAAACACTGAGTACGTCCACTGGTATCAAAAGAAGGACGGTGAAGCTCTCAAAAGAATCCTATATGTTAAACAAGGAAGCCAACCAGTTCTTGATAATAGCCACCCTGAAGCAAAAGACTTTAAAGTGAGGATTCAGCCCCAGTCCAATAATTATGAGCTGAAGATTGAAACAATCAAAGAAATTCACTCAGGGGTTTATTACTGTGCCAGCTGGGAAAGAAGCACCCACAGTGGCAGTAGGTATTCATAGTGTATACAAAAACCCTACAGGAGACTTTTTACTCCATTTACTCAAACCTTATATCTTTCTACTGTCACCAAACATCTATAAACTACACAGCATGACTAAGCAGTGAACAGTCTAAGTGAtaatcaatatataataatatataaaggaAAGATCTCCTGACTATGAcaagtcaatcaatcaatataattttatttatagagcaaGTGTTCAAGTGTACAAGTGTTCAATTATTGTACATAATTCGAAGATTTTATTaactattaaattattattacatatacatatatgtatacttattaattattttcGATAAATGGCTTTATTTAGACATTACTTATGTGGTTGTGGTGCACACCCAAAAGCAAAGTATaaaattgttattatattttacaagaCAGTGACATTCACTCTTAGTTCAATTGTATTGTTTCCAAAATTGTATGCTGTGTTTTAAGCATTTTTGATTTCATtccaatttaattcaatttaatttatgcatagcatagcatagcaaaACAGCTTTAGCAAAATATATAGGATGCAACTATACATTTTTGAGCCATTAATTAGACCCTATACATTTGTTGctaatgaacaagccagtggtgattatagcaagaaaaaactcacggagatgttatgaggaagaaacctcgagaagaaccagactctaaaATGAACCAAGACTCAGCTGGGtgacacagaatgtccattcattatagttccattgTTCTTAAGattatcagctgttcactgataGACACTTAAATCCAAAACTGTTAATGGCAGCCCGAAGCAGATTTGatcttttattataaatactaGTGCAAAAacatctttaggctgttcatgtgcaGCCAACCTCAGCTGCACCGAGTGGTCTCCAATATTTTAgcagtaataattattattcatgaaCAATTTGTTTAAAACGTATAAGACATTGCAATTTATTGATGTcttcaattttaataaaaaaattataaatatattctgtTTTGACATACAGAAATCTAAATGTTGAATTAGGtttaatatagtttttatttaattatttactgtaGATCCATATTGAGCAAGAAAAAAGTGACAGTGACAAGGAATAACACAAGGGCACTGGAATATGAGATTACAATTTTTTTCCTGACCTTGTTAACCTTAAAATCACAGGCAAtaataaaatggtcaaacaagGTTTGGAAGTTCCCAGGACTACTACTAATCTCAAATATCCTACATTATTGCTTTATTGTTTTCCTTTCAATAATAAAGCAATGCTGGtgaatatgtataaatgtgaaactctacagagacaaaaaaaaaaaagcaaatgcaaaAGTCTCACCAGTTAATGGTGGCTACCAAGGTGGACAATCCCCACCCCAGGAAATGACATCATTACTCTATAAAGAAAAGACTCATGTTGCAAGtatgcacattttattttacaacaaaATCAGCATGTTTATAGCAATATATGTTGTTTTCTTCTCTCTAGTTGCTggtaagtattttttttaaagcaatcaaatgtaaaaattaagaaaaaccaATAGAATTGTTTTacatattgatgtttttttttacagtagctGTTCGGGGAGTGTCACTGGAGCAAAAAGAACTCTCCATGACAAAGGAAGAGGGCAAAAGTGTATATATCAGCTGCAAGGTGACTGGATTAAGAACTAATTATGTCCACTGGTACCAAAAGAAAGCAGATGAAGCTTTCATAAGGATCCTGTATGTCAAAAAAGATAGCAGACCTGTTCATGATAATAACTTTTCTGAAAAGGAATTTGATGTGAGAATAGAGTTGGATAATTATGACCTGAAAATCACAAAATTGAAGAAAAGCCACTCAGGGGTTTATTACTGTGCCAGCTGGGAGAGCAGTGATGCACAGTGACAGTAAATATTAACAGTGGGTGCAAAAACCCTGATAGTACACACCCACAACAAGCAATGTAGGggagtataaaaatgtaaaaaaaaacacgcacacacacacacacacacacacacacacacacacacacacacacacacacacacacaaacacgtaaaACTCTGCAGGAATCTTACAACTATAGTAAATCAACTTAAACACTGATAACTATTTAAAATTGTGTGTCATCAAATAGAAGAAATATTCTCACTTAAACTACCTTTTAGGTTTACTgtatttaagaaatgtgcatCTATAATCATAGAACTGactttttattgtgaatagataACCCTGTGCTGGTATAACAGATCATGGTTCTATGTGTTATTAATGGTAGTGATCATGCCTTTTATCACTTAGACCTGACCTGCAGTCCATATGAATGGGTTACAGTAACTCAGTACACttaaacaaaaacactgcaTCCTTCTTttgatcaagtcaagtcaagtcaagaagcttttattgtcatttcaaccatatatagctgacggaGTACGCAGTAGAACGTTCCTCAAGTCATACCTTTGGTTCTACAATCAATATTTACATGGCAGAATCAGTACATCCTAATAGTATGTATGTAGCACAAttacttttattcttttaaaaaggAAGGACCACATATGAACATTGTTGTACATGGTTCAGGTGATTTGTGTCTAAATGCATTCAAGTTCAAACTGAAAGTCTTCACTATGAGGTTGTATTCAATAATTAATTCAACTCTactatacaaccccaattccaagtTGGgacaatgtgtaaaatgtaactaaaaacagaatgcaatgatttgcaaatctcataaacccatattttttttacaatataacattaaaaaacatcaaatgttttaactgagaatatataccatttcATTGAAATtgaggtcattttgaatttgatggctgcaactcTTCTCAAAAACGTTTGTACAGGGCCATGTTAGCCACTTCGtggcatcacgtcttctgtccgtatacatctgggaacttaGTAGACCAGTTGCTAAGGTTTTGGGAAATGAATATTGTCTTATATGTGTCTGATATAGGGTTCTGTCTGTTCAActgttctgggtgtcctttgttgtattttttattttatgatgcaccaaatgttttcaaatagtgaaaaaatgtttacatatgtAGAAAAGTTCAGACTGCAGACAGGCCATTTCAGCAACTGGACTCATGCTATTAGACGCAGTATGCAGTTAACATTGTCTTACAGGgcctttcctgaaaaaaaaaaatctggatgaaagtatttgttttttctaaaacctgtatatactgttCCTGTTTCCTGTATAGTTCCTGTTCCCTGTTGTTGAACTGTTTGCCGGGAATTTTGTTTGTATCggcgttttaaattttttacagttCGTTTTTTTCTCGCTTTCATTGCtttaaaatagcaaaatatcgttttgatttcctgcattcttcactttccgttggctccgtctcgtctatttttttattttttttttgctttcggaagagcgcttttttccctgtttgagggtttgaaagcagtgagcggaggacattcaccagaacacacactacagtaatcacattaaggtacgtaaaTTCTCTGCTATGTcgaacatccagttcattcagtgtgtgaagtgtgacatgtttagtcagtctttctccgttgttagcaatcattttatctgtgagaagcgtaagctagtttgctctttgacggagaagatcttagcattagagaagtgcatccagagtctagagagaagtagtgagtgtgagagcagtccaggttctgcaggggaaagtctggatgccctaggtgaagttATTATTCCCCCGACCctggcattagagccctcgcagcggggcgaatgggtgacgactcggcggcatactcgcaaagccaaagctacgggagcaccattcctctccacttcacgtgtccaacaggtttgctctcctctgTGAAGCACCcactgagaaacctgaaagag
Protein-coding sequences here:
- the LOC124386796 gene encoding immunoglobulin lambda-1 light chain-like is translated as MSNISTTCFLLSLIGCISAQFMQQAQWELARKSRSKRISCTVDGSISLSSTVIHWYRQKPGEALQRILHFAAGASTATPETEFSRRFSGGKKDKTLSLTITGVIEEDAANYYCALYRGENEKVFSSGTRLYVADKVYVSPKVSAYPVSRPQGENRVLLCEARGMFPDMVKFNWKMEDQSGKKVDLNDNEKLEQRDEGQEVKLTSMLIVNKEKAKTNKFTCSVQHGSKEQSVDIPRSQQQDDEKPATVKPCPTPKAKEQKQAEKEEEVEEMEKPTYGVTELKHSLNLFSVTYVILLLKNVLYFCTVSVLLYKRNAANKKMLRSKAR